Proteins co-encoded in one Astyanax mexicanus isolate ESR-SI-001 chromosome 1, AstMex3_surface, whole genome shotgun sequence genomic window:
- the LOC125801227 gene encoding uncharacterized protein LOC125801227 has product MEEREVSATRTAKKRKCSYNKDWETIYPWVKPVQGESGKVLCEVCLSHFSVSHGGEYDVKRHRQCETHKKRVAQKEVSQSMHTFLLKPKQDSNVDKVTAAELTSVYHTVKHSLSYRSEDCGNKLTSAIFPDSEIAKKMSCGRTKAASLVTDVLAPASVESCLRELKTPVVQELTGDKKAHTPFFSVASDASNHGTTKLFPLSLRYWTPKLGLKSKILDFYEDSHESAATIHCQITSKLEENGLQLDMISAYTADNASVNYGKNNSVFQKLKADNSGIIKANCVAHIVHNCAKHAGDMLNVDIDSVVNKIFSHFSVSAQRTEELKEVFAFVEEDYHVVRRHVPTRWLSLWPAVQRLHDSWAAIKSYFLSLGENQCPKALWKLLKTDQDGEGQPLELQAYLAFLNNILKIFHDVVLLLEGQDGTVCELYDIMLTLKTKLQQRQIDCFFGMETSAILQQFPDQKAATIKHDFSNFYKTALNYLEKWYDFTDNNYQKNVRCLALKSSFTFSQLSDAVEVLQIGSKLDMDELYEEYCVTLPRQQEIVERKAPVVEKWALLLKSTKTPNLTAVASFLFSIPITNASVERVFSLVTAAWTDQRNRCSVELIKSEIQVKTNFEYSCKEFYSFALKQKALLEAARSSKKYKAKRNI; this is encoded by the coding sequence ATGGAGGAAAGGGAGGTAAGCGCGACGCGCACAGCTAAAAAGCGAAAATGCAGCTACAACAAAGACTGGGAAACTATCTACCCCTGGGTGAAACCAGTGCAAGGCGAGTCTGGTAAAGTTTTGTGTGAAGTTTGCTTGAGTCATTTTTCCGTTTCACACGGAGGTGAATACGACGTGAAACGACACAGACAGTGCGAGACTCACAAAAAGCGTGTTGCTCAGAAGGAGGTTTCCCAGTCCATGCATACGTTCCTGCTAAAACCCAAACAAGATTCAAACGTAGATAAAGTAACAGCAGCTGAACTAACTAGCGTTTACCACACTGTGAAACACTCCCTGTCATACAGGTCAGAAGACTGTGGTAATAAGCTAACATCGGCCATCTTTCCAGACTCTGAGATTGCAAAGAAAATGTCATGTGGTCGTACAAAGGCAGCATCCTTAGTTACAGATGTGCTTGCACCTGCCTCTGTGGAGAGTTGTTTAAGAGAATTAAAAACGCCTGTGGTTCAAGAACTCACAGGTGATAAAAAAGCCCACACGCCATTTTTTTCAGTGGCTTCAGATGCATCTAATCATGGCACCACAAAACTCTTCCCACTGTCTTTGAGATATTGGACACCAAAGCTGGGTTTGAAAAGCAAGATCCTTGACTTTTATGAAGATAGCCATGAGTCAGCTGCTACCATACACTGCCAGATTACAAGCAAGCTAGAGGAAAATGGCCTGCAACTGGACATGATTTCAGCTTACACTGCTGATAATGCTAGTGTAAACTACGGGAAAAACAATTCTGTTTTCCAAAAGCTAAAGGCAGACAACAGTGGCATCATCAAAGCAAACTGTGTGGCCCACATAGTACACAACTGTGCAAAGCATGCTGGAGACATGCTGAATGTTGACATTGACTCTGTAGTGAACAAAATATTCAGTCACTTTTCAGTGTCTGCACAGCGCACAGAGGAATTGAAAGAAGTGTTTGCCTTTGTGGAAGAAGATTATCATGTTGTACGAAGACATGTACCCACAAGATGGTTAAGTCTGTGGCCTGCTGTCCAGAGGCTACATGACAGCTGGGCAGCTATCAAGAGCTATTTCTTGTCACTTGGAGAGAATCAGTGCCCAAAAGCACTGTGGAAGCTGTTAAAAACAGATCAGGATGGTGAGGGGCAACCCCTTGAGCTACAGGCCTACCTGGCTTTCCTCAATAACATACTGAAGATCTTCCATGATGTTGTGCTGCTGTTGGAGGGACAGGATGGGACCGTCTGTGAGCTGTATGACATAATGCTCACTCTCAAGACAAAGCTCCAACAGCGACAAATTGATTGTTTCTTTGGAATGGAGACCAGTGCTATTCTCCAACAGTTTCCAGACCAAAAAGCAGCAACAATCAAACATGATTTTTCCAACTTCTACAAGACGGCACTCAACTACCTGGAAAAATGGTACGACTTCACAGACAACAACTACCAGAAGAATGTTAGATGCTTGGCACTGAAGAGCAGCTTTACATTCTCCCAGCTCAGTGATGCCGTGGAGGTCCTACAGATAGGGTCGAAACTGGATATGGATGAACTCTATGAGGAGTACTGCGTGACTCTGCCACGCCAGCAGGAAATTGTGGAGAGAAAAGCTCCTGTCGTGGAGAAGTGGGCACTTTTGCTTAAAAGCACAAAAACACCAAATCTGACTGCTGTTGCATCCTTTCTCTTCAGCATTCCCATCACCAATGCTTCTGTAGAGAGAGTGTTTTCCCTTGTAACTGCAGCATGGACTGACCAGAGGAACCGTTGCTCTGTGGAGCTTATCAAGAGTGAAATTCAAGTCAAGACCAACTTTGAATACAGTTGTAAGGAATTCTACAGCTTTGCACTTAAGCAGAAGGCCTTATTAGAAGCTGCACGCTCAAGCAAAAAGTATAAAGCCAAGAGGAACATCTAA
- the LOC103029663 gene encoding tyrosine-protein kinase SRK2, with protein MGTVSERIVSCCTSTFPCLRQKQPEEPPVKQTPKKEDIVVLQNKHAFEQMVSEQPRPVSQSKPVPQSKPVSQSNPVSQFVALFDYSKRTAEDLSFHTGDKLQLLQKYDTDWWFVKALTGVSANKEGYVPANYIAPVESLDAEPWYFADTKRLDAEKLLQAEGNKHGAFLIRHCESQAGELSLSVLDDGKVKHYKIRREDNGHYYVSSSRNFPTLKELVEHYSKQEDGLCVRLRQPCKKAEAPQTHGLSYNTVDQWEIPRSSIRLLRKLGAGQFGEVYEGLWNNTTYVAVKTLKPDKMDSEDFLREAQIMKKLRHPKLIQLYAVCTLGEPIYIITELMSNGSLLEYLQKDRGARLRVTEQIEMAAQVAAGMAYLELQNYIHRDLAARNVLVGENNVCKVADFGLARVFNKENNDGDNVDEENVYEASEGTKFPVKWTAPEAIRDNKFNIKSDVWSFGILLYEIMTFGQMPYPTLTNAQVVVKLGTGYRMSCPLLCPKMIYDIMVECWKETPAERPTFETLQWKLEEYFDLDVSSYDDANRY; from the exons ATGGGGACTGTGAGCGAGCGCATCGTGAGCTGCTGTACCTCCACCTTCCCGTGTCTGCGGCAGAAACAGCCCGAGGAGCCGCCTGTGAAACAAACTCCTAAAAAAGAAGACATTGTGGTCTTGCAGAACAAGCATGCTTTCGAACAGATGGTCTCAGAGCAGCCCCGGCCTGTGTCCCAGTCCAAACCTGTGCCCCAGTCCAAACCTGTGTCTCAGTCCAACCCTGTGTCTCAGTTCGTGGCTCTGTTTGATTACTCGAAGCGCACAGCGGAGGACCTGAGCTTCCACACAGGAGATAAACTCCAGCTGCTGCAGAAGTACGACACAGACTGGTGGTTCGTTAAAGCTCTGACCGGTGTCTCCGCCAACAAGGAGGGATACGTTCCAGCCAACTACATAGCCCCTGTGGAGAGTCTGGACGCAGAACC GTGGTACTTTGCTGATACAAAGCGCTTGGATGCGGAGAAGCTGCTGCAGGCAGAAGGAAATAAACATGGAGCGTTTCTCATCAGACACTGTGAAAGTCAGGCTGGAGAACTGTCCCTGTCAG TGCTTGACGATGGAAAGGTGAAACACTACAAGATCAGGCGGGAGGATAATGGGCACTACTATGTATCAAGCAGCCGTAATTTCCCCACACTGAAGGAGCTGGTGGAGCACTACAGCAAGCAGGAGGATGGACTCTGCGTTCGGCTCAGACAGCCCTGCAAGAAG GCTGAAGCTCCACAGACACATGGTCTGTCCTACAACACAGTGGACCAATGGGAAATCCCCCGCAGTTCCATCCGGCTGTTGCGGAAACTCGGTGCTGGACAGTTTGGAGAGGTTTATGAGGGTCTGTGGAATAACACAACGTATGTTGCTGTGAAAACTTTAAAACCAG ACAAGATGGACTCTGAGGACTTCCTGCGTGAAGCTCAGATCATGAAGAAGCTCCGACACCCCAAGCTGATCCAACTGTATGCAGTGTGTACTCTCGGAGAACCCATCTACATCATCACTGAGTTAATGAGCAATGGCAGCCTACTGGAGTACTTACAAA AAGACAGAGGGGCTCGTTTGCGTGTTACTGAACAGATAGAGATGGCCGCCCAGGTGGCAGCAGGTATGGCTTACCTGGAGCTGCAGAATTACATCCATAGAGATCTGGCAGCCCGGAATGTTCTGGTTGGAGAGAACAACGTGTGCAAAGTGGCCGATTTTGGTCTGGCCCGAGTGTTTAAT AAAGAGAATAACGACGGTGATAATGTAGATGAGGAAAACGTATATGAAGCAAGCGAAGGTACTAAGTTCCCGGTGAAGTGGACGGCTCCCGAGGCCATTAGGGACAATAAATTCAACATCAAATCTGATGTGTGGTCATTCGGCATCCTGCTGTACGAGATCATGACCTTCGGACAGATGCCTTATCCAA CTCTCACTAATGCTCAGGTTGTTGTGAAGCTGGGTACTGGCTATCGGATGTCGTGTCCACTACTGTGTCCAAaaatgatatatgatataatgGTTGAGTGCTGGAAGGAAACGCCCGCTGAGCGGCCCACCTTCGAAACTCTGCAGTGGAAACTAGAGGAATACTTCGACCTGGATGTTAGTTCATATGATGACGCTAACCGATATTGA